The sequence TAGCTTCCGTCAGGCGCCTTATCGGCACGCGGAGCGACGGTTTTGGTGATTGCCGATGTGGCCTCATCAAAAACCGTGGTGCATGCGGTCAAGGATAGCGCCGCAGCAATCGCGACGCCTACGCGTGTCAGTGTTCTCATAGCAATTCCGCCCCCGTTGGTTCCGTCCGCCAATCGCGAACCGTCGCAACGTATTGGAGTAGCCTATGCATCGGCGGGAAACCACTAGCACATTTGGCATATGGGCGGTTGAAGAATGTCAGCTAACAACCCAATTGCGGACGTTAGCTCATTGGCTCATAATGTGAGGATGGTGAAAAAGCGTAGTGGAATGAAGGCGCGAGATTTGATCGCAAGTCTCGAGACTGATTTCGGTCATCAGGTCATACTTGCAGCAAAGACAGAAGAACTCGCCGATACGGCGTTTTTGAGAAGACAGGAGCAGAAGCGGTTACTCGATGATCTCGCAGAAAATGGGGTCGTGTTGGAATCCATTGATCACCTTTTAGGCATTGCCGAGCCTGACGAGCGAATTTACCCAGTATTGTTTGACCACCTCCAGCGCCAATACAGTCCATGGCTGCATGAGTGGATAGGCCGTGCCTTCGGCAAAAAGTCCGCGAGGCCTATTGTATGGGACGAATTAGTGAATTTGATAAGGTCGAATTTGCTGGAGGCCTCCGCAGCTGACGGAGCGATGATAGCTATCTCTGCGATGGCCCGGTCTAGCGACGTTGAGGCCCTCATTGACCTGATAAGTGACCACTCGCTTGGCGAGCGACGCATATTTCTTGTCAGCAATTTGATGCGTTCGAAGGCACCGAGAGCTCGGACCGCGCTTATACAAATGCGCAGCGATCCAGAGTTATCGCGGGAGATCAATGCGCGTTTGGGTAGGTCCAGAATTTAAATGTCCGCTTCCCACCCAATTGCGGAAATTTTCCTACACACCGCACACCCGCTGCACAGCCCACGGTTCTTTGAAATCGTGATCTGCCAGTAGTTTTCCGCGCAAACCGCCGAAGTGTCACCCGGTCGGAATTATGCGTTAAATCCATGTAATGTATTAGGGAAGCTAGAATTCATACAGGGTGACAGGGTGTAACTTGTGTAACCCTAGCGCGCCTTCGGCCCGACCTCGAATACGGCGTATTCGGCGCGCCAATTCGCTCCGGCTGAGCCGATTTCGCGCTGGTTGGTGAAGAACCAGCGGCGTTCAATGGCAATGTCCATTTCGGACGCAAGTTCTTCAAAATCCGCGACGGTGACATTGTGGATGTTCTGCGTTTCGTACCAGCTGACCGGCAAGTGACGCGTCACCGGCATTTGCCCGCCCAGCAGCAAAGCGCGGCGCATCCGCCAATAAGCGAAGTTGGGGAAGCTGACGAAGGCCCGGCGGCCCACGCGCAGCAGTTCGGTCAGCATCCGGTCGGGGCGCGCGGCGGTTTGCAGTGTCTGGCTGAGGATGGCGTAATCGAATGCCCCATCGGGATAGAATTCAAGATCCCTGTCGGCGTCACCCTGCACCACGGACAGCCCGCGCGAAACGCAGCGTTCCACGCATTCAGGATCAATCTCTATCCCGCGCGCATCGACCTGTTTTTCGTCGCGCAGGGCGGCCATCAGCTCGCCGTCGCCGCATCCCACATCCAGCGCGCGGCTGCCGGGCTCGACATGTTCGAGAATAACCGCGAGATCGGGGCGCAGAACGATAGGAGATGAGCTCATGAGTTGTACACGTCCGGGAAGACCCGCTCCATCCCTCGTTCGGGATGCGCCAGTGCCGTCCAGCCCAACTTCTCATATGCCCAGTGCGCGTCGACGGTAAATAGCACCCATCTTCGCAGGCCCTGCAACTCGGGATGATTGTGGAGGGCCAAGACCATCGTCTTGGATAGGCCTTTGCCCCGGTGCTCTTCGAGAACGTAAACGTCAGCGAGATAAGCAAAGGTCGCCTTGTCGGTGACGACGCGGGCCATCGCGATTTGCTCTCCGCCAAACATAATGGCCACGGCGAGGCTGTTTTCGAGAGCGCGTGAAACCAGCTCGAGCGAAATTCCGGGCGACCAGTAGCTGCGCGTCAAATAAGCATGCGCCGCAGCCGCATCGATCTGAGACTGGTCATCGGTGAGCAGGTAGCCAAGCGGTAGGTCGCTCATTGGATGAACCCCTTCACCACTCGGTCGAGCGCGGGAACGTCCAGCAAGAAGCTGTCATGGCCGTAAGGCGCGGATAGTTCGACAAAGCTGACAGGCGCGCCCGCTGCGTTAAGCGCATGGACCACGTGGCGGCTTTCCGCAGTCGGGTACAGCCAGTCCGTGTCGAAACTGATCAGACAGAAGCGCGCCTTGGTATCGGCGAACGCATCGGCCAGCATACCCTCTTTGCCGTCCTTGGCATGCTCTTCCGCCAGATCGAAATAGTCCATCGCGCGGGTGATATAGAGGTAGCTGTTCGCATCGAAGCGGCCCGTGAAAGCCAAGCCCTGATGGCGCAGATAACTTTCAACCTGAAAGTCCGCGTCGAAGCCGAAGCTCTTTGCGTCACGGTCTTGCAAGCGGCGACCAAACTTCTCGGTCAGGCCTTCTTCGGAAAGGTAAGTGATATGCGCCGCCATCCGCGCGACCGAAAGGCCGGCATCGGGGCTGGAACCGGTCGCGTAATAGTCGCCGCCATTCCATGCGGGATCGGCCATGATCGCCTGGCGCCCAACCTCGTGAAAGGCGATGTTCTGAGCTGAATGCCGCGCGGTTGTGGCGATCGCCAGCACCCGTTCAGCCCGGTCGGGAAAGTTTGCCGCCATGCTGAGCGCCTGCATCCCGCCCATCGATCCGCCGACGACCGCGTGCAATTTCTCGATCCCCAGCACGTCCAGCAGAGCGACCTGTCCGCGGACCATGTCGCGGATGGTGATGACTGGGAAACGCATACCGTATGGCTTGCCGTCCTGCGCACCGCTTGCCGGGCCGGTGCTGCCCATGCAGCTGCCGATGACATTGGCGCAGATGACGTGGAACTTGCCCGTATCAATCGGCTTGCCGGGGCCGACCATGCGTTCCCACCAGCCCGGTTTACCCGTGACCGGATGGGCGCTTGCAATGTGCTGATCGCCGGTGAGCGCGTGACAGACAAGGATCGCATTGCCCTTGTCAGCCGCCAGCTCACCGTAGGTTTCGTAAGCAATCACCGCGCTATCGAGCACGCGACCATTATCCAGCTTCAGCGGGTTTGGCAGGGTGAGATTTTGCAAAGGCGTGGCGGCGTTCATTTCGCTGGCGGACTTGGGGTAGGCTAAGCGGGCTGTCAATTGCCCGATTTACGCGGTATGCGCGCCTCCGATCATGGCAGACCGTCCAACCATCAAGCCCTGGATAGAGGGTATCCACGCTTACACCCCCGGTAAGTCGCGTTCTGACGACGGCCGCGAGCTAGTGAAGCTGTCGGCAAACGAAAATCCGCTGGGCAGCTCTGCTGCGGCGCTTGAGGCGCTGGCGATGGCGCGCGAGGGAGCGCTTTATCCCGATCCAGATGCCTTCGAATTGCGCGAAAAGCTCGGCGAAGTTCATGATGTCGATCCAACGCGAGTAGTGTGCGCCGCCGGTTCAGGCGATCTGCTAGGCCTCGCAGCACAAGCCTTCGCAGGACCGGGCGATGAAGTGCTATATGTCCGTTACGGCTTCTCGCTTTATGACATCATCGCACGCCGCTGCGGGGCAACCCCGGTCGAAGCACCGGATGCTGATTACGGCACCGATGCGGCCGCCTTGCTGTCGCTGGTGAACGACAAGACGCGGGTGGTCTTTCTCGCCAATCCGAACAATCCAACCGGCAGCTATATGACCGCGGATGATGTTAAGGCGCTCCATGCGGCACTGCCAAGTGACGTGCTGTTTGTGCTCGACCAGGCTTATGCAGAATATCTGACAGCTGATGAAGACGATGGCGGATTGGCACTGGCCGCAGCACATGACAACGTGCTCGTCACCCGCACATTCTCGAAGATTTACGGGCTTGCTGGCGAGCGGATTGGCTGGGCAACCGGCGCACCACATATTGTCGACGCGCTCAACCGCATTCGCGGCCCTTTCAACGTCACGGTGACCGGCCAAGCTGCGGCGATTGCCGCACTG comes from Altererythrobacter sp. ZODW24 and encodes:
- a CDS encoding homoserine O-acetyltransferase, which translates into the protein MNAATPLQNLTLPNPLKLDNGRVLDSAVIAYETYGELAADKGNAILVCHALTGDQHIASAHPVTGKPGWWERMVGPGKPIDTGKFHVICANVIGSCMGSTGPASGAQDGKPYGMRFPVITIRDMVRGQVALLDVLGIEKLHAVVGGSMGGMQALSMAANFPDRAERVLAIATTARHSAQNIAFHEVGRQAIMADPAWNGGDYYATGSSPDAGLSVARMAAHITYLSEEGLTEKFGRRLQDRDAKSFGFDADFQVESYLRHQGLAFTGRFDANSYLYITRAMDYFDLAEEHAKDGKEGMLADAFADTKARFCLISFDTDWLYPTAESRHVVHALNAAGAPVSFVELSAPYGHDSFLLDVPALDRVVKGFIQ
- a CDS encoding GNAT family N-acetyltransferase, with amino-acid sequence MSDLPLGYLLTDDQSQIDAAAAHAYLTRSYWSPGISLELVSRALENSLAVAIMFGGEQIAMARVVTDKATFAYLADVYVLEEHRGKGLSKTMVLALHNHPELQGLRRWVLFTVDAHWAYEKLGWTALAHPERGMERVFPDVYNS
- the hisC gene encoding histidinol-phosphate transaminase, translating into MADRPTIKPWIEGIHAYTPGKSRSDDGRELVKLSANENPLGSSAAALEALAMAREGALYPDPDAFELREKLGEVHDVDPTRVVCAAGSGDLLGLAAQAFAGPGDEVLYVRYGFSLYDIIARRCGATPVEAPDADYGTDAAALLSLVNDKTRVVFLANPNNPTGSYMTADDVKALHAALPSDVLFVLDQAYAEYLTADEDDGGLALAAAHDNVLVTRTFSKIYGLAGERIGWATGAPHIVDALNRIRGPFNVTVTGQAAAIAALGDQGFVRLSREQNAAELARFTEAVAALGNHGLRPLPSRANFLLILFEGALAAEAAYNGLAERGYATRWLPGQGLPHGLRITIGTAEQMDEIAAALREMAETMQ
- the metW gene encoding methionine biosynthesis protein MetW, with protein sequence MSSSPIVLRPDLAVILEHVEPGSRALDVGCGDGELMAALRDEKQVDARGIEIDPECVERCVSRGLSVVQGDADRDLEFYPDGAFDYAILSQTLQTAARPDRMLTELLRVGRRAFVSFPNFAYWRMRRALLLGGQMPVTRHLPVSWYETQNIHNVTVADFEELASEMDIAIERRWFFTNQREIGSAGANWRAEYAVFEVGPKAR